The Sporomusa termitida genome has a window encoding:
- a CDS encoding MASE3 domain-containing protein, with protein sequence MSLLVTSLKANVFLAALTSVLFGILGLISWMPRLFYVVFPDDIYLFMHTVAEVSCLVIALSVFCVVWFSWPQTRNSRDLVIAMVFLAVGFFDFSHLLSYTGMPDFITSNSENKASLYWIIGRLLGSIGLLAAVYIPRHSRNPIFHRIYLLSVTAACSFTLILVVLLFESALMPMFMPEQGQTIEKIVFEYVAMLLNLLAIYLYGYRNPSQQWVFLLRVSLVFSFVGGIACTLHVNAQDSFSLVGHIYKVLAYYCILQSLMQTSILRPYMRISRLNRALRNMASENMCLYKETKDSERILQQAFIQLGATLATKNDLEAMLQQVVTATGTVFQCDHVYLALAENDTLRIVAYVSSFKPSEKIQTDKSLMGKVFTEKKPIVIDNIDSLPERIIEAVRQAGLKSMVGAPIRHNGDVIGVLEIFSRKERDFTQHDAQFLSVFSHHAGEAIKNARAYETTVENFAELSLMYDIVKDLASLQSPAGILTKVAEKLYNLFSANGAVAFIMHHRDDGIHTEPVFDIGFEQKEIDHMQRVFSDSKTSWPWSGLSAIDEAAAGEHKYGLITMSVFMVRRLNILPLLASGKLQGLIVLGWNNTKQEIPPGKELALSTIASQTAIGLERAYLYEHFQALALTDPLTRLGNRRQLEIYLEREISRTLTYHRPLSLIMLDIDFFKKVNDTWGHLAGDVILQKMGAMIKESFRLTDMSARYGGEEFAVVLPETCLAEAAVLAENFRQYIEETKFAVDADRITITISLGVATFESHTDWENPRTSLIDAADQALYRAKQTGRNRVECHR encoded by the coding sequence ATGTCGCTTTTAGTAACTTCGCTGAAAGCCAATGTTTTTTTAGCGGCACTTACGTCAGTGTTGTTTGGAATATTAGGCTTAATATCCTGGATGCCGCGTCTTTTTTATGTAGTGTTCCCTGATGATATTTACCTTTTTATGCATACAGTTGCGGAGGTCAGCTGTCTGGTAATTGCCTTAAGTGTGTTTTGTGTAGTGTGGTTTAGCTGGCCTCAAACCAGAAACAGCCGCGACTTGGTTATTGCCATGGTATTTTTAGCTGTTGGTTTTTTTGATTTCTCCCATCTGCTGTCATATACAGGAATGCCAGATTTTATAACTAGCAACAGTGAGAACAAAGCGTCACTGTATTGGATCATCGGCCGGCTGCTGGGCAGTATTGGGTTGCTAGCAGCCGTGTATATCCCCCGGCATAGCAGAAATCCAATATTCCATCGTATCTATCTTTTGTCAGTCACTGCAGCATGCAGCTTTACTCTTATCCTGGTGGTACTGCTGTTTGAAAGTGCCCTGATGCCAATGTTCATGCCTGAACAGGGGCAGACAATCGAAAAGATCGTTTTTGAGTATGTCGCTATGCTGCTGAACCTCCTGGCAATTTATTTGTACGGCTACCGCAATCCGTCCCAGCAGTGGGTTTTTTTGCTGCGGGTCAGTCTGGTCTTCAGCTTTGTGGGCGGTATCGCCTGTACACTGCATGTAAATGCGCAGGATAGTTTTAGTCTTGTGGGCCATATATATAAGGTATTGGCCTATTATTGTATTCTGCAATCACTTATGCAAACCTCAATTTTGCGCCCGTACATGCGCATTTCCCGCTTAAATCGTGCGCTGCGAAATATGGCATCGGAAAACATGTGCCTCTATAAAGAGACCAAGGACAGTGAGCGGATATTGCAGCAGGCCTTTATCCAGCTCGGCGCAACCCTGGCAACTAAAAACGATTTGGAAGCTATGCTGCAACAGGTTGTTACAGCTACCGGCACGGTGTTTCAATGTGATCATGTTTATCTGGCCCTGGCTGAAAACGATACGCTGAGAATTGTGGCCTATGTCAGCAGTTTTAAACCATCTGAGAAAATTCAGACCGATAAAAGTCTGATGGGCAAGGTATTTACCGAAAAGAAACCGATCGTTATCGATAACATTGATAGCCTGCCTGAACGTATTATTGAGGCCGTTCGGCAAGCCGGCCTAAAATCGATGGTTGGTGCGCCCATCAGGCACAACGGGGATGTCATTGGTGTTCTTGAAATATTTTCCCGTAAAGAACGGGATTTTACCCAGCATGATGCTCAGTTCCTCAGTGTGTTTTCCCATCATGCCGGGGAAGCAATTAAAAACGCGCGTGCTTATGAAACAACGGTAGAAAACTTTGCCGAGCTTAGTCTGATGTATGATATTGTTAAGGATTTGGCCAGCCTGCAGTCGCCAGCCGGTATTCTGACTAAAGTAGCGGAAAAACTATATAATCTGTTTTCTGCCAATGGTGCGGTTGCTTTTATCATGCATCACCGGGATGATGGCATTCATACCGAGCCCGTTTTTGACATTGGTTTTGAACAAAAAGAGATTGATCATATGCAAAGGGTCTTCTCGGACAGCAAAACGTCCTGGCCCTGGAGCGGGCTCAGCGCCATTGATGAGGCGGCAGCCGGCGAGCATAAGTATGGTTTGATTACTATGTCGGTGTTTATGGTAAGGCGCCTTAATATTTTACCGCTGTTGGCGAGCGGAAAGCTACAAGGGTTGATTGTACTTGGCTGGAATAATACGAAACAGGAAATTCCGCCAGGTAAAGAACTGGCCCTGAGTACCATTGCCAGCCAGACCGCAATTGGTCTTGAGCGTGCTTACCTCTACGAACATTTTCAGGCGCTGGCCCTGACTGACCCGCTGACCCGTTTGGGTAACCGGCGTCAGCTGGAAATATATCTTGAGCGTGAAATCAGCCGGACGCTCACCTATCATCGCCCACTGAGTCTTATTATGCTGGATATTGACTTTTTTAAAAAGGTTAATGATACCTGGGGCCATTTGGCGGGTGACGTGATTCTGCAAAAGATGGGGGCAATGATTAAGGAGAGTTTCCGTCTGACTGATATGAGTGCCCGTTATGGTGGCGAAGAGTTTGCGGTTGTTTTACCAGAGACTTGTCTCGCTGAAGCCGCCGTTTTGGCGGAAAACTTCCGGCAATATATTGAAGAAACTAAATTTGCAGTGGATGCCGACAGGATTACCATTACCATCAGCCTCGGCGTAGCCACTTTCGAAAGTCATACTGACTGGGAGAATCCCAGGACCAGTCTGATTGATGCCGCTGATCAGGCCCTGTACCGGGCGAAACAAACAGGTCGAAACCGGGTTGAGTGCCATCGGTAG
- the deoC gene encoding deoxyribose-phosphate aldolase: protein MNLASYIDHTLLKPESTIEDIICLCKEAVLHKFAAVCVNPVYAGLAAHHLAGTRVKTAVVVGFPLGATFTAVKVMEVKEAVLQKADELDMVIHISAAKAGLWDVVTDDIRQVVEAADGAAVKVIIETGLLTDDEKRRAGNAVVEAGARFVKTSTGFGPGGATVADIKLLKQIVGDSIGIKASGGIRSREQAVELIAAGATRLGTSAGITIAGGNKPVSGSY from the coding sequence ATGAATTTAGCAAGCTATATTGATCATACTCTCCTTAAGCCTGAGAGTACAATTGAGGATATTATCTGCTTGTGTAAAGAGGCCGTACTGCATAAGTTTGCGGCGGTGTGCGTAAATCCTGTTTACGCCGGGCTGGCTGCTCATCACCTGGCTGGTACCAGGGTGAAAACTGCGGTTGTTGTCGGCTTTCCGCTGGGGGCGACCTTTACGGCAGTCAAAGTAATGGAAGTGAAGGAAGCAGTTTTGCAGAAGGCTGATGAACTGGACATGGTTATCCACATTAGTGCCGCAAAGGCCGGACTCTGGGACGTTGTGACCGACGATATCAGGCAGGTAGTCGAAGCCGCTGACGGTGCTGCCGTAAAAGTGATTATTGAGACCGGGCTATTAACTGATGATGAAAAGCGCCGGGCCGGTAACGCGGTTGTTGAAGCCGGGGCCCGGTTTGTGAAAACATCAACAGGGTTTGGGCCGGGCGGAGCGACGGTTGCCGACATTAAGCTGCTTAAACAAATTGTGGGTGACAGCATCGGTATCAAAGCCTCCGGGGGGATCCGCAGCCGCGAGCAGGCTGTGGAACTGATTGCGGCCGGGGCAACACGGCTGGGAACAAGTGCCGGTATTACTATTGCGGGCGGCAACAAACCCGTAAGCGGAAGTTATTAA
- a CDS encoding HD-GYP domain-containing protein, whose product MLISEVKAGMVLAQDIVDDRGNLLLEQGMALTDYYLKRLQQLGVNNIPVYDPYAAELKKTMLVAPETREQLNVCFRALFNKKNQEIINPGLNTVYIKQIQLAAGQMIDETEKNLAYIVNVQVRQPTADEIGHAVNVCLLAVAAGLYIKLPRPVLLDLALGALFHDLGKAVVPNINNPAFDQERLHPIYGQQLLLKNKIGSIPARIAAEHHERYDGQGYPAGLAGKEIHPLSRLVAIANYFDNAINAAGISGAPRHTITEEMLKNGNSQFDLYLLRAFFHTTPLYQVGSLVRLTTNQLAYVVKNKVRFAATPTVELAEQNVRPGILTATGKLIDLALRPNIAIAGVIAE is encoded by the coding sequence ATGCTTATCAGCGAGGTAAAAGCTGGCATGGTGCTGGCACAGGATATTGTTGATGACAGGGGCAATCTGCTTTTAGAACAAGGCATGGCCCTTACCGACTACTATCTTAAACGGCTTCAACAGCTGGGAGTTAACAATATCCCGGTCTATGACCCCTATGCCGCCGAATTAAAGAAAACAATGCTTGTTGCTCCTGAAACCAGAGAACAGCTCAATGTCTGCTTCCGCGCTTTATTTAATAAAAAAAACCAGGAGATCATAAACCCCGGTCTTAATACAGTGTACATAAAACAAATTCAACTGGCTGCCGGCCAAATGATTGATGAGACCGAAAAAAATCTTGCCTATATTGTTAATGTCCAGGTACGTCAGCCAACCGCTGATGAAATCGGCCACGCTGTCAATGTCTGTTTACTGGCGGTGGCGGCAGGGCTGTATATTAAGCTGCCCCGGCCGGTACTGCTGGATTTGGCGCTGGGAGCGCTGTTTCACGATTTGGGCAAAGCAGTTGTCCCCAACATTAATAACCCGGCCTTTGACCAGGAACGCCTGCACCCTATTTACGGGCAGCAGCTGCTGCTGAAAAACAAGATTGGCTCCATTCCTGCCCGGATCGCCGCTGAGCACCATGAGCGGTATGATGGCCAGGGATATCCTGCCGGCCTGGCCGGCAAAGAGATTCATCCGCTTTCACGGCTGGTGGCCATTGCCAATTACTTTGATAATGCCATCAATGCCGCCGGTATATCAGGTGCGCCGCGTCACACCATTACTGAAGAAATGCTGAAAAATGGTAATTCTCAGTTCGACCTGTACCTGTTACGCGCTTTTTTCCATACGACGCCCCTCTACCAGGTAGGCAGCCTGGTCCGGCTCACGACCAACCAACTGGCGTATGTGGTAAAAAATAAAGTGCGTTTTGCAGCTACCCCCACTGTTGAGCTTGCTGAACAGAATGTCCGGCCCGGAATCCTAACCGCTACCGGCAAACTGATAGATCTGGCTTTGCGGCCAAATATTGCGATTGCCGGGGTAATTGCAGAATAA
- a CDS encoding nickel-dependent hydrogenase large subunit produces the protein MAVQTIFPVTRIHEPLRADIEVQAGKVTDAWLGAHLFRGMESMMLNRDPRDAALFTQRICGICSSAHSIAASMAQQQAFGVHPTPTGQHLTNLIYAADIIQNNLRHFYVLVLYDYVKGPDIPPYVPRAQTDYRLPPKVSEELLQHAKQAARKAVQAHEAMAVFGAKAPMQQTILPTGVTEQASGERIMAYSSILQEITEWVENVHISDVLTIAEYYQDYYSIGAGYGNFISVGMFPAPLTGDRSFPAGLVINQGQPETLDVNHFAEEIRYSWYNGDGAGHAPIQAGPGPNRDKPEAYSWIKAPRYKELPVECGPLARGFISGDYRRGVSVMDRLIARARETLKICKLAQGFVAAIVPDTPSFQRYTQPDSGAGVGLTDAMRGVLGHWLEYKHNKVTHYQIITPTTWNFSPRDNRGVRGPVEQALIGTPIAAEGELIEAGRVIRSFDPCFTCAVHLFKK, from the coding sequence ATGGCTGTACAGACAATATTTCCGGTTACACGTATTCATGAGCCGTTGCGGGCTGATATTGAAGTGCAGGCTGGCAAAGTAACCGACGCCTGGCTGGGCGCGCATCTATTCCGGGGGATGGAAAGTATGATGCTGAATCGCGATCCGCGGGATGCCGCCCTGTTTACCCAGCGCATTTGCGGGATTTGCTCATCAGCCCACTCGATAGCCGCAAGCATGGCTCAGCAGCAAGCGTTCGGGGTTCACCCGACCCCGACCGGACAACATTTGACCAACCTGATTTATGCTGCCGATATTATTCAGAACAACCTGCGGCATTTTTATGTACTAGTACTTTATGATTATGTGAAAGGTCCTGATATTCCGCCATATGTACCGCGCGCCCAGACTGATTACCGCCTGCCGCCGAAGGTCAGCGAAGAGCTCCTGCAGCATGCCAAGCAGGCTGCTCGCAAGGCGGTACAGGCCCACGAGGCCATGGCAGTTTTTGGTGCTAAAGCACCGATGCAGCAGACGATTTTGCCGACCGGGGTAACGGAACAGGCCTCGGGGGAACGTATTATGGCCTATAGCAGCATTCTGCAAGAAATTACGGAATGGGTGGAGAACGTCCACATCAGCGATGTGCTGACGATTGCCGAATATTATCAGGATTACTATTCGATCGGTGCCGGCTACGGCAACTTCATTTCTGTGGGTATGTTTCCCGCGCCTCTGACCGGCGACCGCTCTTTTCCGGCAGGCTTGGTTATTAATCAGGGCCAGCCTGAGACCTTGGATGTGAATCATTTTGCTGAAGAGATTCGTTACAGCTGGTATAACGGCGATGGTGCCGGCCATGCTCCCATTCAGGCCGGCCCCGGGCCCAACCGGGATAAACCGGAGGCTTATTCCTGGATCAAGGCGCCGCGCTATAAAGAACTGCCGGTGGAATGCGGTCCGCTGGCCAGAGGTTTTATCAGCGGTGATTACCGGCGCGGGGTATCTGTCATGGACAGATTGATTGCCCGGGCCAGGGAAACACTCAAGATCTGCAAATTAGCGCAGGGGTTTGTAGCGGCAATTGTGCCTGATACACCCAGCTTTCAAAGATACACCCAGCCGGACAGCGGGGCTGGAGTGGGGCTGACTGATGCGATGCGGGGGGTGCTCGGACACTGGCTGGAGTATAAGCATAATAAGGTGACCCATTATCAGATAATTACCCCGACAACCTGGAATTTCTCCCCTCGCGACAACCGGGGAGTGCGTGGTCCTGTCGAACAGGCGCTGATCGGGACGCCTATCGCAGCCGAGGGGGAACTTATTGAAGCCGGACGCGTTATCCGGTCATTTGACCCCTGTTTCACCTGTGCCGTACACCTGTTTAAAAAGTAA
- a CDS encoding hydrogenase small subunit, which produces MLSRRDFLKLCMSAALTAGLTEQLLPIMRQAFAERKLTKPPVIWLELGSCTGNSVSLDNAVNPTFYQVLHDMIDLRYHWLLNAAQGEQAVQALMDTVEQESGNFWIVVEGSVMTADNGRFNHIFLRGNEMVTGLAALREFAPRAKHVIAVGTCACFGGPAAAYPNPGGAKGVWDVIKQPVINIPGCPSHPDWITGTFSHLLMYGLPQMDSYNRPKMFFGQTIHDLCQRRQQYEDGIFAAFPGEKGCLYKVGCKGPVTHADCPKRQWNHYVNWPVRAGAPCIGCAGPGFPDSTMPFYEHLPDVHTPLGALNVKKIGAAAVGLGAAATGVHFITGVMTRRVGKNWLEGTKPQETDQPENLEQLKQELDDLIRQQNALISESKSLAKNKVKRRLPRTFRKKVVDFFRPGPKHRR; this is translated from the coding sequence ATGCTGAGCCGGCGGGATTTTCTCAAGCTCTGTATGTCGGCGGCGCTAACCGCCGGTCTGACAGAGCAGCTGCTGCCAATCATGCGTCAGGCCTTTGCCGAGCGCAAGCTGACGAAGCCACCTGTAATCTGGCTGGAACTCGGGTCTTGCACCGGCAATTCCGTTTCTTTGGATAATGCCGTAAATCCAACATTTTATCAAGTACTCCATGATATGATCGATTTGCGGTATCACTGGCTGCTTAATGCCGCCCAGGGTGAGCAGGCAGTGCAAGCCCTAATGGATACGGTGGAACAAGAAAGCGGAAATTTTTGGATTGTTGTGGAAGGCTCGGTAATGACGGCTGATAATGGACGGTTTAACCATATTTTCCTGCGGGGCAACGAAATGGTTACAGGCTTGGCGGCACTTAGGGAATTTGCTCCTAGGGCCAAACATGTCATTGCCGTCGGCACCTGTGCCTGTTTTGGCGGTCCGGCCGCCGCTTATCCTAATCCCGGCGGAGCCAAGGGGGTATGGGATGTCATCAAACAACCGGTTATTAATATACCAGGCTGCCCAAGCCATCCCGATTGGATAACAGGTACCTTCAGCCACCTGCTGATGTATGGCTTGCCGCAAATGGACAGCTATAACCGTCCAAAAATGTTTTTTGGGCAGACGATTCACGATTTATGCCAGCGCCGTCAGCAGTATGAAGACGGTATTTTTGCCGCTTTTCCCGGCGAAAAAGGCTGCTTATACAAAGTAGGCTGTAAAGGGCCGGTTACCCATGCCGATTGTCCCAAACGCCAATGGAACCATTACGTTAATTGGCCGGTTAGGGCCGGTGCCCCTTGCATTGGCTGCGCTGGTCCCGGTTTTCCAGATAGCACAATGCCTTTTTATGAACATCTGCCAGACGTGCACACACCTCTGGGTGCGCTTAATGTAAAAAAAATTGGTGCCGCCGCTGTCGGCCTGGGAGCCGCCGCAACCGGTGTTCACTTTATTACCGGGGTTATGACCAGACGGGTCGGCAAAAATTGGCTTGAAGGCACTAAACCGCAGGAGACGGACCAGCCGGAAAATCTGGAACAACTTAAACAGGAACTGGATGACCTTATCCGTCAGCAAAATGCCCTGATCAGTGAGAGCAAAAGCCTGGCGAAAAATAAGGTCAAGCGCAGACTGCCCAGAACGTTCCGCAAAAAAGTGGTTGATTTTTTCCGGCCGGGGCCAAAGCACAGGAGGTAA
- a CDS encoding peptidase MA family metallohydrolase, which produces MRNFMQMIPGGVSAVVVLVLASMLLSIVPGRPQMWLYPLVRQAMQFKIDYQTRDMPAKETPHFIVKYTEADADMADMVAKAAEAAFEPVTGALNYAPGGKILVLIYPDRQSMKKAYGWAGDASAMGFYWGGVIQVLSPKAWMKNAQSAEEFITTGPIAHEYTHLVLDYMARGNYSRWFTEGLAQYMEYRINGYEWITAGNQLTGQLYTMAELTADFDELPNQALAYRQSLAAVRYIAEVYGDAKLGQVLNYLKAGVKMDKAIEKTLGLDIATFEALVNQWAKGTMKEYKQAAN; this is translated from the coding sequence ATGCGAAATTTTATGCAAATGATTCCTGGCGGTGTGTCGGCAGTGGTTGTTCTGGTATTGGCGAGTATGCTGTTAAGCATTGTCCCGGGACGTCCGCAAATGTGGCTGTACCCTCTGGTACGGCAGGCAATGCAGTTCAAAATTGATTATCAGACCAGAGACATGCCGGCGAAAGAAACACCGCATTTTATCGTCAAATATACGGAAGCTGATGCCGATATGGCCGACATGGTAGCCAAAGCAGCTGAGGCTGCCTTTGAGCCGGTCACAGGAGCGCTTAATTATGCTCCTGGCGGTAAAATACTGGTCCTGATCTATCCGGACCGCCAGTCAATGAAAAAAGCATATGGCTGGGCCGGCGATGCCAGCGCGATGGGCTTCTACTGGGGCGGGGTGATTCAGGTGTTGTCACCCAAAGCCTGGATGAAAAATGCTCAATCGGCAGAAGAGTTTATTACTACCGGACCGATTGCGCATGAATATACGCATCTGGTGCTTGATTATATGGCCAGAGGCAATTACAGCCGCTGGTTTACAGAAGGTCTGGCTCAATATATGGAATACCGGATTAACGGTTATGAGTGGATAACTGCCGGTAACCAGCTGACCGGTCAGCTGTATACAATGGCTGAGCTAACTGCTGACTTCGATGAATTGCCGAATCAGGCCCTGGCTTATCGTCAGTCATTGGCGGCAGTGCGTTATATAGCCGAGGTATATGGTGATGCCAAACTGGGGCAGGTACTCAATTACCTGAAGGCTGGTGTCAAGATGGATAAAGCAATCGAAAAGACACTGGGCCTAGATATTGCCACCTTTGAAGCCCTGGTGAATCAATGGGCCAAGGGCACTATGAAAGAATATAAACAGGCTGCAAATTAA
- a CDS encoding Fur family transcriptional regulator produces the protein MDICVTSLLRDKGFKVTPQRLAIYSALAATRSHPSAEMIYNDLQPLYPTMSLATVYKTIEILKELNLVQVLNVGEDSFRYDADTTNHPHVRCLTCGRVDDLHGIDSSDFVGQVSAQTQYMLQGQQFYFYGVCPACQGKASAAS, from the coding sequence GTGGACATTTGCGTTACCTCATTGCTACGAGATAAGGGGTTCAAAGTTACGCCCCAGCGATTAGCTATTTATAGTGCCTTGGCGGCTACCAGATCCCATCCCAGTGCTGAAATGATTTATAATGATCTTCAGCCCCTGTATCCGACGATGAGCCTGGCAACCGTATATAAGACAATTGAGATTCTAAAGGAACTTAATTTGGTCCAGGTACTTAATGTCGGGGAAGACAGTTTCCGTTACGATGCCGATACCACTAATCATCCTCATGTCCGCTGCCTGACTTGTGGGCGGGTTGATGATTTGCACGGTATTGATTCTTCCGATTTTGTCGGTCAGGTATCAGCACAGACTCAATATATGCTACAGGGCCAGCAATTTTATTTTTATGGTGTGTGCCCTGCTTGTCAGGGGAAGGCTTCAGCAGCCAGTTAA
- a CDS encoding ferritin-like domain-containing protein yields the protein MLSSKELMHLEDFLGLEQNCAKTMNFFASNVQDAQTKQLFQQLAQKSQQHFQTISKHLNAGQNLQ from the coding sequence GTGTTATCATCAAAAGAGCTGATGCACCTGGAAGACTTCCTGGGCCTGGAGCAAAACTGCGCCAAGACGATGAATTTCTTTGCCAGCAATGTACAGGATGCCCAGACTAAGCAACTGTTTCAGCAGCTTGCCCAAAAAAGTCAGCAGCATTTCCAAACGATCAGCAAGCACTTAAATGCCGGACAAAATTTACAATAA
- a CDS encoding spore coat protein, which yields MAQMGQQSGQSTQSGMSGQGVSISEREYLQLALNESKYTAAAVNSFALEAANETLRRDYMTILGDVHNQEKQIFDLMQQKGYYNVQNANPQDIAQVKSKFSGQAQ from the coding sequence ATGGCACAAATGGGTCAACAATCCGGGCAAAGCACCCAGAGCGGGATGAGCGGCCAGGGCGTCAGCATTTCCGAGCGTGAGTACCTGCAGCTTGCCCTCAATGAAAGCAAATATACCGCAGCCGCTGTCAATTCTTTTGCCCTTGAGGCTGCCAACGAAACTCTCCGTCGCGACTATATGACTATTTTAGGCGATGTTCATAATCAGGAAAAACAAATTTTTGACCTTATGCAGCAAAAAGGCTACTATAATGTTCAAAATGCCAATCCCCAGGATATCGCTCAGGTTAAGTCCAAATTTAGCGGTCAGGCCCAATAG
- a CDS encoding phosphomannomutase/phosphoglucomutase, with translation MSIFQACDIRGIAGKDLTDVMARRIALAVGVKLTGQTVVVGGDIRLSTPGLQRIMIDGLAESGCQVIDIGTVATPVFYYAVKAAGATGGVMVTASHNPAPYNGFKLILGPEPVSEADVAQIGQLVADNVRTQGNGSVVQRPVIADYIAHTAGKARPGRLKVVLDAGNGATATIAPQLFQRLGYEVIQLNCAADGRFPSHPPNPALAENLVSLGEAVRFHGAALGIGFDGDGDRVGFVDETGWAIDNDAIMVLIAKAYLARETGAVVYDAKCSMVVPEAVIEAGGRPVMARAGHTFSKAAFIREKALFAGEISGHFFFRDLGYDDGMFSGLKICELVADRGSLSAQVAVIPHYLLTPDIRIPYKGADKTAVLEQVAARLAVYEPNLIDGVRIEFADGWGMIRASVTEPLFTLRFEAKTAARLSEIKTILLNALPVDIQTAVAAKLPAELQ, from the coding sequence ATGAGCATCTTCCAAGCGTGTGATATTCGCGGCATAGCCGGTAAAGACCTAACTGATGTAATGGCCAGGCGTATAGCCTTAGCGGTAGGGGTTAAACTTACCGGCCAAACAGTGGTGGTAGGCGGTGATATCCGCTTATCTACCCCCGGTCTGCAGCGGATCATGATTGATGGTTTGGCTGAGTCCGGTTGTCAGGTGATTGATATCGGGACAGTGGCTACCCCGGTATTTTACTATGCGGTTAAAGCCGCCGGCGCCACCGGCGGCGTCATGGTAACAGCCTCACATAATCCGGCTCCGTACAATGGGTTTAAGCTGATCCTTGGCCCGGAGCCGGTTAGTGAAGCGGATGTGGCTCAAATCGGACAGCTGGTGGCAGATAATGTTCGCACCCAGGGCAACGGCTCTGTAGTTCAACGGCCTGTTATTGCTGATTATATTGCGCACACTGCCGGCAAAGCCCGGCCAGGCCGTCTAAAAGTTGTCCTTGACGCCGGCAATGGGGCAACAGCCACCATTGCTCCCCAACTGTTTCAGCGGCTGGGCTATGAGGTAATCCAACTAAATTGTGCAGCGGACGGGCGTTTTCCCAGCCATCCCCCGAATCCGGCCCTGGCTGAAAACCTGGTGTCACTCGGCGAGGCCGTACGTTTCCATGGAGCTGCGCTGGGGATTGGCTTTGATGGTGATGGCGACCGGGTCGGGTTTGTTGACGAAACCGGCTGGGCAATTGATAATGACGCGATTATGGTGCTGATCGCCAAAGCGTATCTTGCCCGCGAAACAGGTGCAGTCGTTTATGATGCCAAGTGCTCCATGGTAGTGCCGGAAGCGGTGATTGAAGCCGGTGGCCGGCCGGTTATGGCGCGGGCCGGCCATACTTTCAGTAAAGCTGCATTTATCCGGGAGAAAGCATTGTTTGCCGGTGAAATCAGCGGCCACTTCTTTTTTCGGGACCTGGGCTATGATGATGGCATGTTCTCCGGGCTGAAAATATGTGAGCTGGTAGCTGACCGGGGCAGTTTGTCGGCACAAGTGGCTGTCATTCCCCATTATCTGCTGACACCGGATATCCGTATTCCCTATAAGGGGGCGGATAAAACAGCCGTGCTGGAACAGGTCGCCGCCAGGCTTGCCGTATACGAACCCAATTTGATTGATGGTGTGCGGATTGAATTTGCCGACGGCTGGGGCATGATCCGGGCTTCGGTTACAGAGCCTCTGTTTACACTGCGGTTTGAGGCGAAAACGGCCGCCCGCCTCAGCGAAATTAAAACTATTTTGCTAAATGCATTGCCTGTTGACATACAGACTGCTGTTGCCGCTAAATTGCCTGCAGAACTCCAATAA
- a CDS encoding MBL fold metallo-hydrolase has translation MQIHVLASGSTGNAVFIEMDNTKLLVDAGISTRRIKQSLAAIGTNVEDLDAVFITHEHRDHVNGLQTLLKKYRLPAYARPDTWKSLYCRAALPDECCQALPDSLDIGTVKVEPFPISHDAADPVGFRLYAGNTKVCVATDLGFVTPTVKDALALSDVLVLESNHDLDMLQNGSYPWPLKKRIMSNRGHLANTDAGWALARLDRKAHTDVFLAHLSRENNRPELAEDTVANILTAQGCKLGQDITLHLTYPEKISGFTHNKQEAIV, from the coding sequence ATGCAAATTCATGTTTTGGCCAGTGGCAGTACAGGCAATGCTGTATTTATCGAAATGGATAATACTAAGCTATTAGTTGATGCCGGTATCAGTACTCGGCGGATCAAACAGTCGTTGGCAGCAATTGGGACTAATGTGGAAGATCTTGATGCTGTATTTATTACCCACGAGCATCGTGATCATGTCAACGGGTTACAGACACTGCTCAAAAAGTACCGCCTGCCCGCCTATGCCCGGCCGGACACCTGGAAATCCCTGTACTGCAGGGCCGCACTGCCTGATGAGTGCTGCCAGGCTTTGCCTGACAGCCTTGATATCGGTACCGTAAAGGTAGAACCTTTCCCGATCTCCCATGATGCGGCCGACCCGGTAGGCTTCCGGCTCTATGCAGGGAATACCAAGGTTTGTGTCGCCACCGATCTTGGCTTCGTAACGCCGACAGTCAAGGACGCTTTGGCATTGTCGGATGTCCTGGTCTTAGAGTCTAATCACGATCTGGATATGCTGCAAAATGGCAGCTACCCCTGGCCTTTAAAAAAACGTATTATGAGTAATCGCGGTCACCTTGCCAATACCGATGCCGGCTGGGCGCTGGCCAGACTCGACCGTAAGGCCCATACGGATGTTTTTTTAGCCCATCTTAGCCGGGAAAATAATCGGCCTGAACTGGCTGAGGATACGGTAGCGAATATTTTAACTGCCCAGGGCTGCAAACTCGGCCAGGATATTACTTTGCATCTTACCTATCCTGAAAAAATTTCCGGGTTTACTCACAATAAGCAGGAGGCGATTGTATGA